A single genomic interval of Petroclostridium xylanilyticum harbors:
- a CDS encoding type IV pilus modification PilV family protein — protein MRRILVVDRGMSFIEVIVSVAILGIMAIPFANMFISSITSNYAAQKEMEAYAIANQFMEAAKANDVLTEGSSSMDVGTKYRVDVVVESPVTLATQDVPESIDDVDITMDFTEGNSLKTGGHSETLSGNIDKEIHAHSSDIEYEIDAVKYSATRQNHNVLIKAPSAFDENIDSITLNFYNYSDQLLTIYKENDVSQKIKIKAMTGAVKVWDNLVSSQAKTKTLKITVTVIDLNAGQSLVQLVSDKLQY, from the coding sequence TTGAGGAGAATTTTAGTTGTTGACAGGGGAATGTCTTTCATTGAAGTAATTGTGTCGGTTGCTATATTAGGAATCATGGCTATACCTTTTGCCAATATGTTTATTAGTTCCATAACAAGTAATTATGCTGCTCAAAAGGAAATGGAGGCTTACGCAATAGCCAACCAATTTATGGAGGCTGCGAAAGCAAATGATGTCCTGACCGAGGGTTCATCTTCTATGGACGTTGGAACAAAATATAGGGTAGATGTGGTCGTAGAAAGTCCGGTTACTTTAGCAACACAAGATGTTCCTGAAAGCATAGATGATGTGGATATAACGATGGATTTTACAGAGGGGAATTCCTTGAAGACGGGTGGGCATTCAGAAACCCTGTCAGGAAATATTGACAAAGAGATTCATGCCCACTCATCCGATATTGAATATGAAATAGATGCTGTTAAATATTCAGCAACAAGGCAGAATCACAACGTGCTTATAAAAGCTCCCTCCGCTTTTGATGAAAACATTGATAGCATAACCCTTAATTTTTATAATTATTCTGACCAGCTATTGACCATTTATAAAGAGAACGATGTCAGCCAAAAAATAAAAATTAAGGCTATGACCGGGGCAGTCAAAGTGTGGGATAACCTTGTATCATCTCAGGCCAAAACAAAAACATTAAAAATTACTGTAACAGTAATTGATTTAAATGCCGGCCAATCCTTAGTTCAACTGGTATCGGATAAGCTGCAGTATTAG
- a CDS encoding PilN domain-containing protein, with protein MLTKDINLLPPEIINDRKSRERTNLIILLSILITVTAFSLLLIPYNQLLRLEGKKRHLKESISRLSNITAVEKKLEEEKGKLVFRKKVLSMIETEEYDILLVLEKIEKLIPEDIFFLSLTTSGNKLTISGAAKNKEAVADLIYSMKELNIFEDVFVPSIIGVQTGVEEDQAGIKNFTMNCTIKTGKGN; from the coding sequence TTGTTAACAAAAGATATAAATTTATTGCCGCCAGAGATTATTAATGATAGAAAAAGCCGCGAACGTACTAATTTAATCATTTTACTTTCTATATTGATTACCGTGACTGCTTTTTCTCTGCTGCTCATCCCCTATAATCAACTGCTTCGGTTAGAAGGGAAAAAAAGGCACTTGAAGGAAAGTATCTCGAGACTATCAAATATTACGGCGGTTGAAAAAAAATTAGAGGAGGAAAAAGGTAAGCTGGTTTTTCGCAAAAAAGTATTGTCAATGATTGAAACAGAAGAATATGACATACTGCTTGTACTTGAGAAGATAGAAAAACTTATACCGGAGGATATATTTTTTCTATCTTTAACTACTTCCGGAAATAAGCTTACAATCAGCGGAGCAGCCAAAAATAAAGAAGCAGTGGCGGATTTGATTTATAGCATGAAAGAGCTTAATATTTTTGAAGATGTATTTGTTCCCAGTATTATAGGAGTACAAACAGGCGTTGAAGAAGACCAAGCCGGAATAAAGAATTTTACAATGAACTGTACGATAAAAACTGGAAAGGGAAACTAG